Proteins from a single region of Runella sp. SP2:
- a CDS encoding DeoR/GlpR family DNA-binding transcription regulator: MLPNQRREKILELLYEDGSAKVVDLAHLFKVTEVTIRQDLEKLEKEGIVVREHGGAYLKSVREQVSSFSLAHQENMDKKEIIAATCLDYIDNGDTIILDSGSTTTEIAKKIKGNRRLTVITNAMNIGLMLGAEQNIEVILTGGEFKPPTLSLTGQKAADFFKGIHVQKLFLATAGISLKAGLTYPSISDLVVKKAMIDAAETTYLVADSSKVGKSAFASLGALSLINYLITDNGIEDAHLQLFKQNDIEVIIAK; the protein is encoded by the coding sequence ATGCTTCCAAATCAAAGAAGAGAAAAAATATTAGAGCTGTTGTACGAGGACGGCTCTGCCAAAGTGGTGGATTTAGCACACTTGTTCAAAGTAACCGAAGTGACGATTCGGCAAGATTTAGAAAAGCTTGAAAAAGAGGGGATTGTGGTGCGCGAACACGGAGGGGCATATTTGAAAAGTGTGCGCGAACAAGTAAGCTCGTTTTCGTTGGCCCACCAAGAAAATATGGATAAAAAGGAAATCATTGCGGCCACCTGCCTCGACTATATCGACAACGGTGACACGATTATTTTGGATTCGGGAAGTACAACGACAGAAATCGCAAAAAAAATCAAAGGAAACCGCCGCCTGACAGTTATCACCAATGCCATGAACATTGGTTTGATGCTGGGAGCGGAACAAAACATCGAAGTGATTCTAACAGGAGGTGAATTTAAACCACCTACGTTGTCGCTGACGGGTCAGAAAGCCGCCGATTTTTTCAAAGGGATTCACGTCCAAAAATTGTTTTTAGCCACGGCAGGAATTTCGCTCAAAGCGGGACTTACCTACCCTAGTATCAGCGACTTAGTGGTAAAAAAAGCGATGATTGACGCCGCCGAAACTACCTACTTGGTTGCCGATTCGAGCAAGGTGGGAAAAAGTGCGTTTGCGAGCCTTGGAGCGTTGTCGCTGATTAATTATTTGATTACTGATAATGGCATAGAAGATGCTCATTTACAGCTTTTTAAGCAAAATGACATTGAAGTGATTATTGCGAAATAA